In a genomic window of Bemisia tabaci chromosome 1, PGI_BMITA_v3:
- the LOC140224221 gene encoding sal-like protein 3 isoform X3: MSRRKQSRPIRVLEDSEDGGIQEPTLPNDEESVSGSEDETESGREGETTGEKLDPMYNCESCQAEFPGLSELLDHKKDCVSLRTPMTNSSRSGDEGLENENDAEDHEALDDPEQETENPQENDDEEVDSINEEGKRREEVRRQRQDAENNNSVEEGETEGEENELPLGFPFPLPGHVTLEALQNTKVAVAQFAATAMANNTDNAAALQELAVLQSTLYTLQTQQMMQLSLIQQLQRQLQITRPKDGPSPPPTQLPAGIPICVPKPPLPPPAAPPRPSRTPTPVKHEVPSTPPTSQSLPATRPQSTTPPAPHKPAASSSPISIPTPSLPPCSISSSFASSIITNYDPPPSPSEPNTLEMLQRRAQEVLDNASQGLLANNLADELAFRKNGKGGSISPYDSKTGGRNEPFFKHRCRYCGKVFGSDSALQIHIRSHTGERPFKCNVCGSRFTTKGNLKVHFQRHTSKFPHIKMNPNPVPEHLDKYHPPLLAQIGQHPPGVPSHHPVPPHPSFPSSPPFPHSGLPLYRPPPSSPHDLILPPHHPALRPQENLMKPLLPLPLFGPRPVEQEMPENLSKPVSSIQSSPPPPSEHSDRCKRESCDEDPQDLSESSEPANNDLNCRSISRLDMENDSDHEPERYTSPSPYDNWSIDSKHSDEDAMRDVNSPGMDSLQDQPENLSNKTSSHQPVSPSAAELEALDLTPRPPAGIFAGFNLQPPSKSSPAAMPPGLPASFSPVGFSTVRGNTTCNICYKTFACNSALEIHYRSHTKERPFKCTVCDRGFSTKQHMLTHKIRDVGAPNNHGHYDPKTPLSTTSSLHDETSNASTESMNTSRSEREHPVSVEPPTPAPPAPLKMEPTPPPPPPPPPPQQPLAAIKRSPPEDPAGAPHPKRQPSIPKHLCHVCNKNFSSSSALQIHMRTHTGDKPFRCTVCQKAFTTKGNLKVHMGTHMWTNGASRRGRRMSLDLPPLPKDSPEFLQRRPDLFYPYLPAPFLNGMQQKLNEISVIQNVGSNVTNGLLGFGAYGGLHSGMKTPPSPLSEKPAHSPLQHLGTPPGLWDLHFNRKSPNENSEDQMDCPPSPPPPGHVPPPPRGEGLAA, encoded by the exons atgaGGAATCAGTATCTGGCTCTGAGGACGAGACCGAAAGCGGACGAGAAGGTGAAACCACGGGTGAAAAACTTGACCCTATGTACAACTGCGAGTCTTGCCAGGCAGAGTTCCCGGGCTTGTCCGAGCTCTTAGATCATAAGAAAGATTGTGTCTCGCTGAGGACACCGATGACGAATAGCTCGAGGTCCGGTGATGAGGGTCTCGAAAACGAGAATGACGCCGAAGACCACGAGGCCCTGGACGATCCCGAGCAGGAGACTGAAAATCCTCAagaaaatgatgacgaggaggTAGACAGCATCAACGAAGAGGGAAAACGGCGAGAAGAGGTGCGTCGTCAACGCCAGGATGCTGAAAACAACAACAGCGTGGAAGAGGGCGAAACGGAAGGAGAAGAGAACGAGTTGCCCCTTGGGTTTCCTTTTCCACTGCCCGGCCACGTGACCTTGGAGGCTCTTCAAAATACCAAAGTAGCCGTGGCCCAATTCGCCGCCACTGCAATGGCTAACAACACGGACAACGCGGCCGCCCTCCAGGAGCTTGCTGTTCTCCAGTCAACCCTTTACACCCTCCAGACGCAGCAGATGATGCAACTGTCACTTATCCAGCAGTTGCAGAGGCAGCTTCAAATCACACGTCCAAAGGATGGTCCGTCACCTCCTCCTACGCAACTGCCTGCCGGTATTCCTATCTGTGTTCCAAAGCCGCCTCTACCACCTCCAGCTGCACCACCACGTCCTAGCAGAACCCCCACCCCGGTCAAACACGAAGTTCCTTCGACGCCTCCTACGTCACAGTCCCTACCGGCCACGCGTCCTCAGTCGACAACTCCACCAGCACCTCATAAACCGGCTGCCTCCTCGTCCCCCATTAGCATTCCAACCCCATCTCTACCTCCTTGTTCGATATCCTCTTCGTTTGCTTCCTCCATCATCACAAATTACGATCCTCCGCCGTCGCCGAGCGAACCCAACACGTTAGAGATGTTGCAACGACGAGCGCAGGAAGTTTTAGATAATGCTAGTCAAGGTCTCCTCGCCAATAACCTAGCCGACGAGCTAGCCTTCCGCAAAAATGGCAAAGGAGGCTCAATATCGCCTTACGACTCCAAGACAGGCGGTAGAAATGAACCATTCTTCAAGCATAGGTGCCGCTACTGTGGAAAAGTCTTCGGAAGTGATTCAGCTCTGCAGATCCACATCAGGTCGCACACAGGTGAGCGACCTTTCAAGTGTAACGTGTGTGGTAGTCGATTTACGACCAAAGGAAACCTGAAAGTCCATTTCCAGAGGCATACTTCCAAATTCCCGCATATCAAAATGAATCCGAACCCTGTTCCAGAACATTTAGACAAATATCATCCCCCACTGTTGGCTCAGATTGGGCAGCATCCACCAGGAGTTCCGTCTCATCACCCAGTCCCTCCTCATCCTTCGTTCCCGTCCAGTCCTCCATTCCCACACTCTGGTCTACCACTCTACCGGCCACCGCCATCCTCTCCGCACGATCTCATCCTGCCTCCCCATCATCCAGCCCTGAGGCCCcaagaaaatttaatgaaaccCTTGTTACCTTTACCTCTATTCGGTCCAAGACCAGTCGAGCAAGAAATGCCGGAAAATCTTAGTAAACCCGTTTCATCTATCCAGTCGTCGCCTCCTCCACCATCAGAACACAGTGACCGGTGCAAGAGGGAATCGTGTGACGAGGATCCACAAGACTTGTCGGAGTCAAGTGAGCCCGCTAACAATGATCTGAACTGTCGCAGCATTTCAAGATTAGACATGGAAAATGACTCGGATCACGAGCCGGAAAGGTATACTTCTCCCTCGCCCTACGACAACTGGAGCATAGACAGCAAGCACAGCGACGAGGATGCAATGCGAGATGTAAACAGCCCTGGCATGGATAGTCTTCAGGACCAGCCCGAGAACCTTTCCAATAAAA CCTCGTCACACCAACCGGTGAGCCCTTCCGCGGCGGAGTTGGAGGCTCTGGACCTGACGCCGCGCCCTCCAGCAGGGATCTTCGCCGGGTTCAACCTGCAGCCTCCGTCAAAATCGTCGCCCGCCGCCATGCCGCCAGGTCTGCCTGCCTCGTTCAGTCCAGTGGGATTCTCCACAG tgagGGGCAATACGACTTGCAATATATGTTACAAGACTTTTGCGTGCAATTCAGCGTTAGAAATTCACTATAGGAGTCACACTAAAGAAAGGCCTTTCAAATGCACCGTCTGTGATCGAGGATTCTCTACCAAG CAGCATATGCTGACGCACAAGATCCGCGACGTGGGGGCGCCGAACAACCACGGCCACTACGATCCGAAGACGCCACTCTCGACGACCTCCTCGCTGCACGACGAGACCTCCAACGCCTCGACGGAGAGCATGAACACGAGCCGGAGCGAGCGGGAGCACCCCGTCTCCGTGGAGCCCCCGACGCCCGCCCCGCCGGCGCCCCTCAAGATGGAGCCCACCCCGCCGcccccgccaccgccgccgcccccgCAGCAACCCCTCGCCGCCATCAAGCGCTCGCCCCCCGAGGACCCTGCCGGTGCCCCGCACCCCAAGCGACAACCAA GTATACCAAAACATTTGTGCCATGTTTGCAATAAGAACTTTTCATCCTCATCTGCACTTCAAATTCACATGCGCACGCATACAGGAGACAAACCTTTCCGATGCACTGTTTGTCAGAAAGCTTTCACTACCAAAGGCAATTTAAAG GTACATATGGGTACTCATATGTGGACAAACGGAGCGTCCCGGCGTGGACGGAGAATGTCCTTGGATTTACCTCCCCTGCCCAAGGATTCGCCAGAATTTCTCCAGCGGCGTCCTGATCTCTTTTATCCATACCTTCCGGCACCATTCCTCAATGGAATGCAGCAAAAG TTAAATGAAATATCAGTCATTCAGAATGTTGGCAGCAACGTAACTAATGGTTTACTTGGATTTGGAGCATATGGTGGCCTACATTCAGGAATGAAAACCCCTCCATCGCCTCTATCTGAAAAGCCGGCACATTCTCCCTTACAGCACCTTG